From Pseudorca crassidens isolate mPseCra1 chromosome 15, mPseCra1.hap1, whole genome shotgun sequence, one genomic window encodes:
- the RBAK gene encoding RB-associated KRAB zinc finger protein isoform X3, translating to MNESQGPVSFTDVAVDFTQEEWQQLDPDEKTTYRDVMLENYSHLVSVGYDSTKPNVILKLEQGEEPWVADGEFPRQFHPEEVWKVDDLMERAQENKDECSRRIVFYIPEFGMHLNHHTVTESGFNLLQDSDLLTSAPQKLHLWLEPPALRTSSSVEPGGRNPQATPHRGQATGVPPEGEAEDTRSSPGPGRSHMPRSN from the exons ATGAATGAATCCCAG GGGCCAGTGTCATTCACGGACGTGGCCGTGGACTTCACTCAGGAGGAGTGGCAGCAGCTGGACCCTGATGAGAAGACAACCTACAGggatgtgatgctggagaactaCAGCCATCTGGTCTCCGTGG GGTACGACAGCACCAAACCGAACGTGATCCTCAAGTTGGAGCAGGGAGAAGAGCCTTGGGTAGCAGATGGCGAGTTCCCACGGCAGTTTCACCCAG aaGAAGTCTGGAAAGTTGATGACCTGATGGAGAGAGCCCAAGAAAATAAAGACGAATGTTCAAG GCGAATTGTTTTTTACATTCCTGAATTTGGGATGCATCTTAACCATCACACTGTCACAGAG TCTGGCTTTAATCTGCTGCAAGACTCAGATTTGCTGACAAGTGCACCTCAGAAGCTTCATTTGTGGTTGGAGCCACCAGCCCTGAGGACCTCATCCAGCGTGGAGCCTGGGGGAAGGAATCCACAAGCCACTCCCCACAGAGGCCAGGCCACGGGTGTCCCTCCAGAGGGAGAAGCAG aggacacgcgttcgagccctggtccgggaagatcccacatgccgcggagcaactaa
- the RBAK gene encoding RB-associated KRAB zinc finger protein isoform X2 has translation MNESQGPVSFTDVAVDFTQEEWQQLDPDEKTTYRDVMLENYSHLVSVGYDSTKPNVILKLEQGEEPWVADGEFPRQFHPEEVWKVDDLMERAQENKDECSRRIVFYIPEFGMHLNHHTVTESGFNLLQDSDLLTSAPQKLHLWLEPPALRTSSSVEPGGRNPQATPHRGQATGVPPEGEAERDFHASEEVQKVSPPSSPPAHLDSQYL, from the exons ATGAATGAATCCCAG GGGCCAGTGTCATTCACGGACGTGGCCGTGGACTTCACTCAGGAGGAGTGGCAGCAGCTGGACCCTGATGAGAAGACAACCTACAGggatgtgatgctggagaactaCAGCCATCTGGTCTCCGTGG GGTACGACAGCACCAAACCGAACGTGATCCTCAAGTTGGAGCAGGGAGAAGAGCCTTGGGTAGCAGATGGCGAGTTCCCACGGCAGTTTCACCCAG aaGAAGTCTGGAAAGTTGATGACCTGATGGAGAGAGCCCAAGAAAATAAAGACGAATGTTCAAG GCGAATTGTTTTTTACATTCCTGAATTTGGGATGCATCTTAACCATCACACTGTCACAGAG TCTGGCTTTAATCTGCTGCAAGACTCAGATTTGCTGACAAGTGCACCTCAGAAGCTTCATTTGTGGTTGGAGCCACCAGCCCTGAGGACCTCATCCAGCGTGGAGCCTGGGGGAAGGAATCCACAAGCCACTCCCCACAGAGGCCAGGCCACGGGTGTCCCTCCAGAGGGAGAAGCAG AAAGGGATTTTCACGCCTCTGAGGAAGTACAGAAGGTCTCTCCACCCTCTTCGCCCCCTGCTCACCTGGACTCACAGTATTTGTGA
- the RBAK gene encoding RB-associated KRAB zinc finger protein isoform X7 → MNESQGPVSFTDVAVDFTQEEWQQLDPDEKTTYRDVMLENYSHLVSVGYDSTKPNVILKLEQGEEPWVADGEFPRQFHPEEVWKVDDLMERAQENKDECSRRIVFYIPEFGMHLNHHTVTEVSFL, encoded by the exons ATGAATGAATCCCAG GGGCCAGTGTCATTCACGGACGTGGCCGTGGACTTCACTCAGGAGGAGTGGCAGCAGCTGGACCCTGATGAGAAGACAACCTACAGggatgtgatgctggagaactaCAGCCATCTGGTCTCCGTGG GGTACGACAGCACCAAACCGAACGTGATCCTCAAGTTGGAGCAGGGAGAAGAGCCTTGGGTAGCAGATGGCGAGTTCCCACGGCAGTTTCACCCAG aaGAAGTCTGGAAAGTTGATGACCTGATGGAGAGAGCCCAAGAAAATAAAGACGAATGTTCAAG GCGAATTGTTTTTTACATTCCTGAATTTGGGATGCATCTTAACCATCACACTGTCACAGAGGTGAGCTTTCTTTGA
- the RBAK gene encoding RB-associated KRAB zinc finger protein isoform X4 yields the protein MNESQGPVSFTDVAVDFTQEEWQQLDPDEKTTYRDVMLENYSHLVSVGYDSTKPNVILKLEQGEEPWVADGEFPRQFHPEEVWKVDDLMERAQENKDECSRRIVFYIPEFGMHLNHHTVTEVPKLEETALRATARHITHFRCPPAV from the exons ATGAATGAATCCCAG GGGCCAGTGTCATTCACGGACGTGGCCGTGGACTTCACTCAGGAGGAGTGGCAGCAGCTGGACCCTGATGAGAAGACAACCTACAGggatgtgatgctggagaactaCAGCCATCTGGTCTCCGTGG GGTACGACAGCACCAAACCGAACGTGATCCTCAAGTTGGAGCAGGGAGAAGAGCCTTGGGTAGCAGATGGCGAGTTCCCACGGCAGTTTCACCCAG aaGAAGTCTGGAAAGTTGATGACCTGATGGAGAGAGCCCAAGAAAATAAAGACGAATGTTCAAG GCGAATTGTTTTTTACATTCCTGAATTTGGGATGCATCTTAACCATCACACTGTCACAGAG GTACCCAAGCTGGAGGAAACAGCGCTGCGGGCAACCGCAAGGCACATCACTCACTTCCGCTGTCCTCCCGCGGTATGA
- the RBAK gene encoding RB-associated KRAB zinc finger protein isoform X5, which translates to MNESQGPVSFTDVAVDFTQEEWQQLDPDEKTTYRDVMLENYSHLVSVGYDSTKPNVILKLEQGEEPWVADGEFPRQFHPEEVWKVDDLMERAQENKDECSRRIVFYIPEFGMHLNHHTVTEKSTPL; encoded by the exons ATGAATGAATCCCAG GGGCCAGTGTCATTCACGGACGTGGCCGTGGACTTCACTCAGGAGGAGTGGCAGCAGCTGGACCCTGATGAGAAGACAACCTACAGggatgtgatgctggagaactaCAGCCATCTGGTCTCCGTGG GGTACGACAGCACCAAACCGAACGTGATCCTCAAGTTGGAGCAGGGAGAAGAGCCTTGGGTAGCAGATGGCGAGTTCCCACGGCAGTTTCACCCAG aaGAAGTCTGGAAAGTTGATGACCTGATGGAGAGAGCCCAAGAAAATAAAGACGAATGTTCAAG GCGAATTGTTTTTTACATTCCTGAATTTGGGATGCATCTTAACCATCACACTGTCACAGAG AAATCAACCCCCTTGTAG
- the RBAK gene encoding RB-associated KRAB zinc finger protein isoform X6 produces MNESQGPVSFTDVAVDFTQEEWQQLDPDEKTTYRDVMLENYSHLVSVGYDSTKPNVILKLEQGEEPWVADGEFPRQFHPEEVWKVDDLMERAQENKDECSRRIVFYIPEFGMHLNHHTVTEFLPDW; encoded by the exons ATGAATGAATCCCAG GGGCCAGTGTCATTCACGGACGTGGCCGTGGACTTCACTCAGGAGGAGTGGCAGCAGCTGGACCCTGATGAGAAGACAACCTACAGggatgtgatgctggagaactaCAGCCATCTGGTCTCCGTGG GGTACGACAGCACCAAACCGAACGTGATCCTCAAGTTGGAGCAGGGAGAAGAGCCTTGGGTAGCAGATGGCGAGTTCCCACGGCAGTTTCACCCAG aaGAAGTCTGGAAAGTTGATGACCTGATGGAGAGAGCCCAAGAAAATAAAGACGAATGTTCAAG GCGAATTGTTTTTTACATTCCTGAATTTGGGATGCATCTTAACCATCACACTGTCACAGAG TTCCTGCCGGATTGGTGA
- the RBAK gene encoding RB-associated KRAB zinc finger protein isoform X1: MNESQGPVSFTDVAVDFTQEEWQQLDPDEKTTYRDVMLENYSHLVSVGYDSTKPNVILKLEQGEEPWVADGEFPRQFHPEEVWKVDDLMERAQENKDECSRQAVSINSRTLTEEREVAFDKTYNMEISLVPSNLMSHNCVSCGRTLGSTSELIISDGSYAREKPDECSECGKTFHGEKLYEFHQNGEAFSQNEESIQKISILEKPFEYNECTEALDNEAVFITHKRAYMGEKPYDWNDSGSDFIQMSSFNVYQRSQMELKPFECSECGKSFCKKSKFIIHQRAHTGEKPYECNVCGKSFSQKGTLTVHRRSHLEEKPYKCNECGKTFCQKLHLTQHLRTHSGEKPYECNECGKTFCQKTHLTLHQRNHSGERPYPCNECGKSFSRKSALSDHQRTHTGEKLYKCNECGKSYYRKSTLITHQRTHTGEKPYQCSECGKFFSRVSYLTIHYRSHLEEKPYECNECGKTFNLNSAFIRHRKVHTDEKPHECSECGKFSYLTNHHTTHLGEKPYECSECGKTLLENSAFDGHQSLPKGEKSYECNICGKLFSELSYYTIHYRSHSEEKPYGCNECGKTFSHNSSLFRHQRVHTGEKPYECYECGKFFSQKSYLTIHHRIHSGEKPYECSKCGKVFSRMSNLTVHYRSHSGEKPYECNECGKVFSQKSYLTVHYRTHSGEKPYECNECGKKFHHRSAFNSHQRIHRRGNMNVLDMGMLL, encoded by the exons ATGAATGAATCCCAG GGGCCAGTGTCATTCACGGACGTGGCCGTGGACTTCACTCAGGAGGAGTGGCAGCAGCTGGACCCTGATGAGAAGACAACCTACAGggatgtgatgctggagaactaCAGCCATCTGGTCTCCGTGG GGTACGACAGCACCAAACCGAACGTGATCCTCAAGTTGGAGCAGGGAGAAGAGCCTTGGGTAGCAGATGGCGAGTTCCCACGGCAGTTTCACCCAG aaGAAGTCTGGAAAGTTGATGACCTGATGGAGAGAGCCCAAGAAAATAAAGACGAATGTTCAAGGCAAGCTGTTTCTATCAACAGCAGAACCCTGACTGAGGAGAGAGAGGTTGCATTTGATAAAACTTATAACATGGAAATAAGCCTTGTTCCTTCAAACCTAATGTCTCATAATTGTGTCTCATGTGGAAGGACTTTGGGATCTACTTCAGAATTAATTATTAGTGATGGAAGCTATGCAAGAGAGAAACCTGATGAGTgtagtgaatgtgggaaaacATTTCATGGAGAGAAACTCTATGAATTTCATCAAAATGGGGAAGCCTTTTCTCAAAATGAAGAAAGTATTCAGAAAATTAGTATTTTGGAGAAACCCTTTGAATATAATGAATGCACAGAAGCCTTAGACAATGAAGCTGTTTTCATTACTCATAAGAGAGCTTATATGGGGGAGAAGCCCTATGATTGGAATGATTCTGGATCAGACTTCATCCAGATGTCAAGTTTTAATGTATACCAGAGATCACAGATGGAATTGAAGCCCTTTGAATGCAGTGAGTGTGGGAAATCCTTCTGTAAAAAGTCAAAATTCATTATACACCAGAGGgctcacacaggagagaaaccttacGAATGTAACGTATGTGGGAAATCCTTCAGCCAAAAAGGAACCCTCACCGTACATCGGAGATCACACTTAGAGGAGAAGCCCTATAAATGCAATGAGTGCGGAAAAACCTTCTGTCAGAAGTTACACCTCACTCAACACCTGAGGACTCActcaggagagaaaccctatgaatgtaatgaatgtgggaaaaccttcTGCCAAAAGACACATCTCACCTTACACCAGAGAAACCATTCAGGAGAGAGACCGTATCCATGTAACGAATGTGGCAAATCCTTCTCCCGCAAGTCAGCCCTCAGTGACCATCAGAGAACGCACACGGGAGAGAAACTTTATAagtgtaatgaatgtgggaaatcctATTACCGAAAATCCACCCTTATTACACATCAGAGaacacacacaggagagaaaccctatcagtgtagtgaatgtgggaaattctTTTCTCGGGTGTCATACCTCACTATCCATTACAGAAGTCATTTAGAAGAGAAGCCCTATGAATGCAATGAATGTGGCAAAACCTTCAATCTAAACTCAGCCTTCATTAGACATCGGAAAGTACACACAGATGAGAAACCCCACGAATGTAGTGAGTGTGGAAAGTTCTCATATCTCACCAACCATCACACAACTCACTTAggagagaagccctatgaatgtagtgaatgtgggaaaacctTACTTGAAAATTCAGCCTTTGATGGGCACCAGTCACTTCCCAAAGGGGAAAAGTCCTATGAATGTAACATATGCGGGAAATTGTTCTCTGAGCTGTCATACTATACTATACATTATAGAAGTCATTCAGAAGAGAAGCCCTACGGATGTAACGAATGTGGGAAAACCTTCTCCCATAACTCATCCCTCTTTAGACATCAAAGAgtccacacaggagagaaaccctacgAGTGTTATGAATGTGGGAAGTTCTTCTCTCAGAAGTCTTACCTCACTATACATCATAGAATTCATTCAggagagaagccctatgaatGTAGTAAGTGTGGGAAAGTTTTCTCTCGGATGTCAAACCTCACCGTACACTATAGAAGCCATTCAggagagaagccctatgaatGTAACGAATGTGGGAAAGTCTTTTCTCAGAAGTCATACCTCACTGTGCATTATAGAACTCATTCAggagagaagccctatgaatgtaatgaatgtgggaaaaaGTTCCATCACAGGTCAGCCTTCAATAGCCATCAGAGAATTCACAGGAGAGGGAATATGAACGTACTTGACATGGGAATGCTCCTCTGA